The Petropleomorpha daqingensis genome includes a window with the following:
- a CDS encoding prephenate dehydrogenase/arogenate dehydrogenase family protein: MMPVPPVSVVGLGQLGGSLAAALVAAGRPVTGWDVDPAARDAAAARGVRIGRELDGVVVLAVPLPALATALDDLDVAPDATVTDLGSVKTPVLAELGARYGSRYVGGHPMCGTERSGHEATDPALFTGARWAVCLEAGTELARWLRVAEVALQVGAEVVPVTAADHDDAVAAISHVPHLLAAALAAAAAEAGPLALNLAAGSFAGGTRVIGSDPEFVTAMVEGNAGPTAAALDRVLAQLSRPWHELVAAGHAAVTGGVGRRPVRVPVDRQALLALGRAGGAVTYRLAAFVEGWVPESG, from the coding sequence ATGATGCCCGTCCCGCCGGTGTCGGTGGTCGGCCTCGGCCAGCTCGGCGGCTCGCTCGCCGCGGCCCTGGTCGCCGCCGGGCGGCCGGTCACCGGATGGGACGTCGATCCCGCCGCCCGCGACGCCGCGGCCGCGCGCGGCGTGCGGATCGGCCGCGAGCTCGACGGCGTCGTCGTCCTGGCCGTGCCGCTGCCCGCGCTGGCGACCGCGCTGGACGACCTCGACGTCGCCCCCGACGCGACGGTCACCGACCTCGGCTCGGTCAAGACGCCGGTGCTCGCCGAGCTCGGCGCCCGGTACGGCAGCCGGTACGTCGGCGGCCACCCGATGTGCGGCACCGAGCGCTCCGGCCACGAGGCGACCGATCCGGCGCTGTTCACCGGTGCGCGGTGGGCGGTCTGCCTGGAGGCGGGCACCGAGCTGGCGCGCTGGCTGCGGGTCGCGGAGGTCGCCCTGCAGGTCGGCGCCGAGGTGGTGCCGGTGACCGCGGCCGACCACGACGACGCGGTGGCCGCGATCAGCCACGTGCCGCACCTGCTGGCCGCCGCGCTGGCCGCGGCGGCGGCCGAGGCCGGCCCGCTGGCGCTGAACCTGGCCGCGGGCAGCTTCGCCGGCGGCACGCGGGTGATCGGCAGCGATCCGGAGTTCGTGACGGCGATGGTCGAGGGCAACGCCGGCCCGACCGCGGCCGCTCTCGACCGGGTGCTCGCGCAACTGTCCCGCCCGTGGCACGAGCTGGTGGCGGCCGGGCACGCGGCGGTCACCGGGGGCGTCGGCCGCCGTCCGGTGCGGGTGCCCGTCGACCGGCAGGCGCTGCTCGCGCTCGGCCGCGCCGGCGGGGCCGTGACCTACCGGCTGGCCGCGTTCGTCGAGGGCTGGGTGCCGGAGTCGGGCTGA
- a CDS encoding PaaI family thioesterase: MDDVPADLFARLAADPLAGHLGITLEQVRPGYARASMTVGPQLLNAVGMAHGGATMALLDVVHAAVSNSHGTVAVAQDVHTEFLSPGAEGDVLVAEGVEVHRSSRTAVYRIDARAQDGRLVATALARVFRTDRAWETA, from the coding sequence ATGGACGACGTCCCGGCCGACCTGTTCGCCCGGCTCGCGGCCGACCCGCTGGCCGGGCACCTCGGCATCACGCTGGAGCAGGTCCGGCCCGGGTACGCGCGCGCCTCGATGACCGTCGGACCGCAGCTGCTCAACGCGGTCGGGATGGCGCACGGCGGGGCGACGATGGCGCTGCTCGACGTCGTCCACGCCGCGGTGAGCAACAGCCACGGCACGGTGGCCGTCGCCCAGGACGTGCACACCGAGTTCCTCTCCCCCGGCGCCGAGGGCGACGTGCTCGTCGCCGAGGGCGTCGAGGTGCACCGCAGCAGCCGCACCGCCGTCTACCGGATCGACGCCCGCGCGCAGGACGGCCGGCTGGTCGCCACCGCCCTGGCCCGGGTCTTCCGCACCGACCGCGCCTGGGAGACCGCATGA
- a CDS encoding O-methyltransferase, whose amino-acid sequence MTPRSFLLTEQLGDYVRASSEPPDDVVRDLLAETAELGERGEAPPTFQIPPEQGALMQLLTRALGVRRAVEIGTFTGFSALCVARGLPADGSLICLDTSAEWTAIARRYWERAGVADRIEVRLGDAHETVRALPAEPVLDLAFVDADKAGYADYVDQLHPRLRTDGLVLLDNTLRSGKVLDPQDDDARAVAELNAALAADPRWETVLLPVSDGLTFLRKR is encoded by the coding sequence ATGACCCCGCGGTCGTTCCTCCTGACCGAGCAACTCGGCGACTACGTCCGCGCGTCGTCCGAGCCCCCGGACGACGTGGTCCGCGACCTGCTGGCCGAGACCGCCGAGCTGGGCGAGCGGGGCGAGGCGCCGCCGACGTTCCAGATCCCGCCGGAGCAGGGCGCGCTCATGCAGCTGCTCACCCGGGCGCTCGGCGTGCGGCGGGCGGTGGAGATCGGCACGTTCACCGGGTTCTCCGCCCTCTGCGTGGCCCGCGGCCTGCCCGCCGACGGCTCGCTGATCTGCCTGGACACCAGCGCGGAGTGGACGGCGATCGCCCGCCGGTACTGGGAGCGCGCCGGCGTGGCCGACCGGATCGAGGTCCGCCTGGGCGACGCGCACGAGACGGTGCGGGCGCTGCCGGCCGAGCCGGTGCTCGACCTCGCGTTCGTCGACGCCGACAAGGCCGGTTACGCCGACTACGTCGACCAGCTGCACCCGCGGCTGCGCACCGACGGGCTCGTGCTGCTGGACAACACGCTGCGCAGCGGCAAGGTCCTCGACCCCCAGGACGACGACGCCCGTGCCGTGGCCGAGCTGAACGCCGCGCTGGCGGCCGACCCGCGGTGGGAGACCGTGCTGCTGCCGGTGTCCGACGGCCTGACGTTCCTGAGGAAGAGATGA
- a CDS encoding tRNA adenosine deaminase-associated protein, which yields MSDAPELRPSFAVRVSRPDARWQVELLASDAADELPALEHALGEPGTEWPGPFVVVVDSRLYFVVLRHGPGGMVRALISDATMQEWLLAAEVVERYGIAVDTDGAFDDDESGWPGGDLDVFADDGLPADQLRPIVTADDLWADEMVARIAARLGFADELHAVVAP from the coding sequence ATGAGCGACGCTCCTGAACTGCGCCCCAGCTTCGCCGTGCGGGTCAGCCGGCCCGATGCCCGCTGGCAGGTCGAGCTGCTCGCCTCCGACGCCGCCGACGAGCTCCCGGCGCTCGAGCACGCCCTCGGCGAGCCCGGGACCGAGTGGCCGGGGCCGTTCGTGGTGGTGGTCGACTCGCGGCTGTACTTCGTCGTCCTGCGGCACGGTCCCGGTGGGATGGTGCGGGCGCTGATCTCCGACGCGACGATGCAGGAGTGGCTGCTCGCCGCCGAGGTGGTCGAGCGCTACGGCATCGCCGTCGACACCGACGGTGCGTTCGACGACGACGAGTCCGGCTGGCCCGGGGGAGACCTGGACGTGTTCGCCGACGACGGCCTGCCCGCCGACCAGCTGCGGCCGATCGTGACCGCCGACGACCTGTGGGCCGACGAGATGGTCGCCCGGATCGCCGCGCGCCTGGGCTTCGCCGACGAGCTGCACGCGGTGGTGGCACCGTGA
- a CDS encoding HAD family hydrolase, whose protein sequence is MSALVGAVVFDLGGVITESPMHAFTAYEREAGLPDGLIRQLNSTDPDTNAWARYERNELDVAGFSAAFEAEALAAGHRVEAARVLEGLRGELRPEMVTAVHRLKDAGLPLGLLSNNVAPMERTGELGALLGLFDTIVESSVEGVRKPEPAIYELALTRLAEAVGRDLLAEDVAYLDDLGINLKPARALGFRTIKVVEPAEALAELSELVGFPLDGHPG, encoded by the coding sequence GTGAGCGCGCTGGTCGGCGCGGTGGTCTTCGACCTCGGCGGGGTGATCACCGAGAGCCCGATGCACGCCTTCACCGCCTACGAGCGGGAGGCCGGGCTGCCGGACGGGCTGATCCGGCAGCTGAACAGCACCGACCCCGACACCAACGCCTGGGCCCGCTACGAGCGCAACGAGCTCGACGTCGCCGGCTTCTCCGCCGCGTTCGAGGCCGAGGCGCTGGCCGCCGGCCACCGGGTGGAGGCCGCGCGGGTGCTCGAGGGGCTGCGCGGCGAGCTGCGCCCCGAGATGGTCACCGCCGTCCACCGGCTCAAGGACGCCGGCCTGCCGCTCGGCCTGCTGTCGAACAACGTCGCGCCGATGGAGCGCACCGGCGAGCTGGGCGCGCTGCTGGGCCTCTTCGACACGATCGTCGAGTCGTCGGTCGAGGGCGTGCGCAAGCCCGAACCGGCCATCTACGAACTCGCGTTGACCCGCCTCGCGGAGGCGGTGGGACGCGACCTGCTCGCCGAGGACGTCGCCTACCTCGACGACCTCGGGATCAACCTCAAGCCGGCCCGCGCGCTGGGGTTCCGCACGATCAAGGTCGTCGAGCCGGCCGAGGCGCTCGCCGAGCTCTCCGAGCTGGTCGGCTTCCCGCTGGACGGCCACCCCGGATGA
- a CDS encoding nucleoside deaminase, protein MTADAIDAAMGRALELAAAAQEWGDTPIGAVVLGPDGSVLAEAANEREKRGDPTAHAEILALRAAAHVHGDGWRLTGATLVVTLEPCTMCAGASVLARVDRVVYGADDPKAGAVGSLWDVVRDRRLNHRPEVTAGVRAEESATLLRAFFRSKRGL, encoded by the coding sequence ATGACCGCCGATGCGATCGACGCCGCCATGGGCCGGGCGCTGGAGCTCGCCGCGGCCGCGCAGGAGTGGGGCGACACGCCGATCGGTGCGGTCGTCCTCGGGCCCGACGGGAGCGTCCTGGCGGAGGCCGCGAACGAGCGGGAGAAGCGCGGCGACCCGACCGCGCACGCCGAGATCCTGGCCCTCCGCGCGGCCGCACACGTGCACGGCGACGGCTGGCGGCTGACCGGCGCGACGCTCGTCGTCACCCTCGAGCCCTGCACCATGTGCGCAGGTGCGAGCGTCCTCGCGCGAGTCGACCGGGTGGTCTACGGCGCCGACGACCCGAAGGCCGGCGCGGTCGGCTCGCTGTGGGACGTCGTCCGCGACCGCCGGCTCAACCACCGGCCCGAGGTGACCGCCGGCGTGCGCGCCGAGGAGTCCGCCACGCTGCTACGCGCGTTCTTCCGGTCGAAGCGGGGCCTGTAG